In one Haloplanus salinus genomic region, the following are encoded:
- the pdxS gene encoding pyridoxal 5'-phosphate synthase lyase subunit PdxS yields MTDLEELRRGTELVKRGFARMQKGGVIMDVVNAEQARIAEDSGAVAVMSLEAVPADIRKRGGVARMADPAALTEILDEVSIPVMGKARIGHRKEAEILQAKGADMIDESEVLTPADDDYHIDKREFTAPFVCGARNLEEALRRIDEGAAMIRTKGEAGTGDVNQAVTHQRAIKGAIRQLDGMAYEERERWAREHGAPRDLVHETAEMGRLPVVNFAAGGIATPADAALMMHHGCDGIFVGSGIFGAENPEAMGTAIVEAVNNWDDPDRLAEIATNTGKGMKGQSNADMAEEEKLQGRGV; encoded by the coding sequence ATGACCGACCTCGAAGAGCTTCGACGCGGGACGGAGCTGGTGAAACGCGGGTTCGCGCGGATGCAGAAAGGCGGCGTGATCATGGACGTGGTCAACGCCGAACAGGCTCGCATCGCGGAGGACAGCGGCGCGGTGGCGGTGATGAGCCTCGAAGCCGTCCCGGCCGACATCCGCAAGCGCGGCGGTGTCGCCCGGATGGCCGACCCCGCAGCGCTGACGGAGATCCTTGACGAAGTGTCGATTCCCGTGATGGGGAAGGCGCGCATCGGCCACCGGAAGGAAGCGGAGATCTTGCAGGCCAAGGGCGCCGACATGATCGACGAGAGCGAGGTGCTCACGCCCGCGGACGACGACTACCACATCGACAAGCGGGAGTTCACCGCGCCGTTCGTCTGTGGCGCCCGGAATTTGGAGGAAGCGCTCCGCCGCATCGACGAGGGTGCGGCGATGATCCGCACCAAGGGAGAGGCAGGCACCGGCGACGTGAACCAGGCGGTGACCCACCAGCGCGCGATCAAGGGCGCGATCCGGCAACTCGACGGCATGGCCTACGAGGAGCGCGAGCGGTGGGCCCGCGAACACGGCGCCCCGCGTGACCTGGTCCACGAGACGGCCGAGATGGGACGGCTCCCCGTCGTCAACTTCGCCGCCGGGGGCATCGCGACGCCCGCGGACGCGGCGCTCATGATGCACCACGGCTGTGACGGAATCTTCGTCGGGTCCGGCATCTTCGGCGCCGAGAACCCGGAGGCGATGGGTACCGCCATCGTCGAGGCGGTCAACAACTGGGACGACCCCGACCGCCTCGCGGAGATCGCGACGAACACCGGCAAGGGCATGAAAGGGCAGTCGAACGCCGACATGGCTGAAGAGGAGAAGCTGCAGGGCCGCGGGGTCTGA
- a CDS encoding DUF1405 domain-containing protein, with protein sequence MSPGSESAVGRVATLVDGTGLPAPDSLPRWLAPLPRPVENLGLSLAWLIVGVNLVGTAFGFWYYRFQFAAEPAAIWPLVPDSPVATFFIAASLALWKLGRSNEVVNALAFFGCWKLGLWTPFVLVAFADGFLATTPLPMYAFLLGSHLLMAVEAFVIHRYSDFPVGAVAVAVAWYGLNDLVDYFVPILGTPHHTLLPGQRIVDGTITHLSPTHELAAAFAVSLTLTATFLTLATRVKKLEG encoded by the coding sequence ATGAGTCCCGGGTCGGAGTCGGCCGTCGGTCGCGTCGCCACGCTCGTCGACGGCACTGGCCTCCCCGCCCCCGACTCGCTCCCGCGATGGCTCGCGCCGCTCCCACGCCCCGTCGAGAACCTCGGCCTCTCGCTCGCGTGGCTCATCGTCGGGGTCAACCTCGTCGGCACCGCCTTCGGCTTCTGGTACTACCGCTTCCAGTTCGCGGCCGAACCCGCCGCCATCTGGCCGCTCGTGCCCGACAGCCCCGTGGCGACTTTCTTCATCGCCGCCTCGCTCGCGCTCTGGAAACTCGGGCGGTCCAACGAGGTGGTGAACGCCCTCGCCTTCTTCGGCTGCTGGAAGCTCGGCCTCTGGACGCCCTTCGTCCTCGTCGCGTTCGCGGACGGCTTCCTCGCCACCACGCCCCTGCCCATGTACGCCTTCCTCCTCGGCAGCCACCTGCTGATGGCCGTCGAGGCGTTCGTGATCCACCGCTACAGCGACTTCCCCGTCGGCGCCGTCGCCGTCGCCGTCGCGTGGTACGGCCTGAACGACCTGGTTGACTACTTCGTCCCGATTCTCGGCACGCCCCACCACACCCTGCTGCCGGGCCAACGCATCGTCGACGGGACGATCACTCACCTCTCGCCCACACACGAACTCGCCGCCGCCTTCGCCGTCTCCCTGACGCTCACCGCCACCTTCCTGACGCTGGCGACGCGGGTGAAGAAACTGGAGGGCTAG
- a CDS encoding HFX_2341 family transcriptional regulator has translation MQTHIVPVGFDYDRLIAPLIRDQFDVDRVILLEGAVGSEANVEYSRNISAKLEQDFRNLLGAETSRVVIEDVYDYDAAFEDAYDLINDQLDAGAPDGEVWVNVSSMPRPVSFAFATAAHSITLERQADRDRIHTYYTAPEKYLETELAEELRANRELLTDLLDDGVADERVRDRLDGTTELLDEFDERGTTIGAKRIGDNHIVELPVASFSNVKPFEEVILFELGDQGEFESVSELAEALAAELGEEYTDSFRSKVIYNVDRLGPGGKGYIEQEEHGKSYRTRLSRIGELWVRAHADRDGN, from the coding sequence ATGCAAACCCACATCGTCCCGGTCGGGTTCGACTACGATCGGCTGATCGCGCCGTTGATCCGCGACCAGTTCGACGTGGATCGCGTGATCCTGCTGGAGGGGGCCGTGGGGAGCGAGGCCAACGTGGAGTACTCGCGGAACATCTCCGCGAAACTGGAGCAGGATTTCCGAAACCTGCTGGGCGCGGAGACGAGTCGGGTCGTCATCGAGGACGTCTACGACTACGACGCCGCCTTCGAGGACGCGTACGACCTCATCAACGACCAGCTCGACGCGGGCGCGCCGGACGGCGAGGTGTGGGTCAACGTGAGTTCGATGCCCCGGCCGGTGAGTTTCGCCTTCGCCACCGCCGCCCACTCCATCACGCTGGAGCGACAGGCGGACCGCGACCGCATCCACACCTACTACACCGCCCCGGAGAAGTATCTGGAGACGGAACTGGCGGAGGAGCTACGGGCGAACCGGGAGCTCCTGACCGACCTGCTGGACGACGGGGTGGCGGACGAACGCGTCCGTGACCGGCTCGACGGCACGACCGAACTGCTCGACGAGTTCGACGAACGCGGCACCACCATCGGCGCCAAGCGAATCGGCGACAACCATATCGTCGAACTCCCCGTCGCCTCCTTCTCGAACGTCAAACCGTTCGAGGAGGTGATCCTGTTCGAACTCGGCGATCAGGGCGAGTTCGAGTCGGTGTCGGAACTCGCGGAGGCGCTCGCGGCCGAACTCGGCGAGGAGTACACCGACAGCTTCCGATCGAAGGTCATCTACAACGTCGACCGGCTCGGTCCCGGCGGGAAAGGGTACATCGAACAGGAGGAACACGGGAAGTCCTATCGGACGCGGCTCTCGCGGATCGGCGAGCTCTGGGTGCGTGCGCACGCCGACCGGGACGGGAACTAG
- a CDS encoding type IV pilin: MDGSGRSRASSTVIGNVLLIAVVVVLAGTASAYVFGVTDGSPDPAPTVAQSTGELVPQAGNDGGIVRITHRGGDTLRVADIEVAVDATDACGKRGRLVDLPVDGFGGNAIGSSNIEGDDIFDERPSYLGGPDPGALGQSTYTSDERLRFRIPERDCSIDDGARVTVRVVHTPTNAVVVERTLTA, from the coding sequence ATGGACGGTAGCGGTCGGTCGCGCGCGTCGTCGACGGTGATCGGCAACGTCCTGTTGATCGCCGTCGTCGTCGTCCTCGCCGGCACGGCGTCGGCGTACGTGTTCGGCGTCACCGACGGCTCGCCCGATCCGGCGCCGACGGTCGCACAGTCGACCGGCGAACTCGTTCCACAGGCGGGTAACGATGGCGGAATCGTGCGGATCACGCATCGCGGCGGGGATACGCTACGCGTCGCCGACATCGAAGTCGCCGTCGACGCCACGGACGCGTGCGGGAAGCGGGGGCGGCTGGTGGACCTCCCCGTCGACGGCTTCGGTGGGAACGCAATCGGATCATCGAACATCGAGGGCGACGACATCTTCGACGAGCGGCCGTCGTATCTCGGGGGACCCGATCCGGGTGCTCTCGGCCAGTCCACGTACACGTCCGACGAACGGCTACGCTTTCGGATCCCCGAGCGCGACTGTTCGATCGACGACGGAGCACGCGTGACCGTCCGTGTGGTTCACACGCCGACGAACGCGGTGGTCGTGGAGCGGACGCTGACCGCCTGA
- a CDS encoding MOSC domain-containing protein translates to MAHIERLRLYPVKGLDGIDVDAARVTDAGTLAGDREYAMCDPDADAIETGSDIQTLAYNGKQTDRIHDLRTTFDPGTATLRVDPEAGEGRRTFTLSTEAGRAAASAWVGDVVGDPVEIRRHEPPAFVDRPDAGPSVISTATLSEVASWFEGTTIEGARRRLRANVEVGGVPAFWEDRFVGDGAPTFAVGAGDDAVRFEGAEPCARCVVPSRDPETGDPLPEFRERFVERREATFPEWADRDAFDHLYTVMLISRVPEGSRDRTVAVGDEVRVSDPDAR, encoded by the coding sequence ATGGCCCACATCGAGCGATTGCGGCTGTATCCGGTCAAGGGACTCGACGGCATCGACGTCGACGCCGCCCGGGTCACCGACGCCGGCACGCTCGCCGGCGACCGCGAGTACGCCATGTGCGACCCCGACGCCGACGCTATCGAAACCGGGTCCGACATACAGACGCTCGCGTACAACGGCAAGCAGACCGACCGCATCCACGACCTGCGGACGACGTTCGATCCCGGAACGGCTACCCTGCGGGTCGATCCGGAGGCGGGAGAGGGCCGTCGGACGTTCACCCTCTCGACCGAGGCGGGTCGCGCCGCCGCGAGCGCGTGGGTCGGCGACGTCGTCGGCGACCCGGTCGAGATCCGTCGCCACGAACCTCCGGCGTTCGTCGACCGGCCCGACGCCGGCCCGTCGGTTATCAGCACGGCTACGCTTTCGGAAGTCGCCTCGTGGTTCGAGGGCACGACCATCGAGGGCGCCCGCCGCCGTCTCCGCGCCAACGTCGAAGTCGGCGGCGTCCCCGCGTTCTGGGAGGACCGGTTCGTCGGCGACGGCGCTCCCACCTTCGCCGTCGGCGCGGGCGACGACGCGGTCCGATTCGAGGGCGCCGAACCCTGCGCCCGATGCGTCGTCCCCAGCCGCGACCCGGAGACGGGCGACCCGCTGCCAGAGTTCCGGGAGCGCTTTGTCGAGCGCCGGGAAGCGACGTTCCCGGAGTGGGCGGACCGTGACGCGTTCGACCACCTCTACACCGTCATGCTCATCTCGCGGGTGCCCGAGGGGAGCCGGGATCGGACCGTCGCCGTCGGCGACGAGGTGCGCGTGTCCGACCCGGACGCGCGCTGA
- the dnaG gene encoding DNA primase DnaG yields the protein MDDTAKYLIHASIAADGVVERSDVVGAVFGQTEGLLGDELDLRDLQQSSKVGRIDVQIDSENGQSFGRITIASSLDKVETAILAASLETIDRVGPCQASVEVTDIEDVREAKRRQVIDRAKELLAGSFDESVMDSSKILEEVRESVRIEDITEYHGLPAGPRVADSDAIIVVEGRADVLTLLQYGVKNAIGVEGTNVPEPVAKLTEERTVTAFLDGDRGGELILRELAQVGDVDYVVFAPEGRSVEDLARHEVMSALRDKTPYGDLFEGDGPTVAERSTEAVGVPVGEAGGAETSGESPVDAERTAAPDEPEADAEADADADTGDPDHGDAPSTLRDHVRAVVDGETGAARLLDDDFETTETVPADEAFDALNDAETVPYALVLDGELTQRILDVAAQRGVEQVVARSAAEMVKTPVDVRVRTVDQLAVAD from the coding sequence ATGGACGACACAGCAAAATACCTCATTCACGCATCTATCGCGGCCGACGGCGTCGTGGAGCGAAGCGACGTGGTCGGCGCCGTCTTCGGGCAGACGGAGGGGTTGCTCGGGGACGAACTCGACCTTCGGGACCTCCAGCAGTCCTCGAAGGTCGGCCGGATAGACGTACAGATCGACAGCGAAAACGGCCAGTCCTTCGGCCGCATCACCATCGCCAGCAGCCTCGACAAGGTCGAAACCGCCATCCTCGCGGCGTCGCTGGAGACCATCGACCGCGTCGGTCCCTGTCAGGCCTCCGTCGAGGTGACGGACATCGAGGACGTGCGCGAGGCCAAGCGCCGGCAGGTGATCGACCGCGCCAAGGAACTGCTCGCGGGGTCGTTCGACGAGAGCGTCATGGACTCCTCCAAGATCCTGGAGGAGGTCCGCGAGAGCGTCCGTATCGAGGACATCACGGAGTATCACGGCCTGCCCGCCGGGCCGCGGGTCGCCGACTCCGACGCCATCATCGTCGTCGAGGGGCGCGCGGACGTGCTGACGCTCCTCCAGTACGGCGTCAAAAACGCCATCGGCGTCGAGGGGACGAACGTCCCCGAACCGGTCGCGAAGCTCACCGAGGAGCGAACGGTCACGGCCTTCCTCGACGGCGACCGGGGCGGCGAACTCATTCTGCGTGAACTGGCACAGGTCGGCGACGTGGACTACGTCGTTTTCGCCCCCGAGGGCCGGTCGGTGGAGGACCTCGCCCGCCACGAGGTCATGTCCGCCCTCCGGGACAAGACGCCCTACGGCGACCTGTTCGAGGGCGACGGGCCGACGGTGGCCGAGCGTTCGACCGAGGCCGTCGGCGTTCCCGTCGGCGAAGCGGGCGGCGCCGAGACGAGCGGTGAGTCGCCGGTGGACGCCGAACGGACGGCCGCCCCCGACGAACCGGAGGCGGACGCGGAGGCGGACGCGGACGCGGACACGGGCGACCCGGACCACGGCGACGCCCCGTCGACGCTCCGGGACCACGTTCGCGCCGTCGTCGACGGCGAGACGGGGGCGGCCCGCCTCCTCGACGACGACTTCGAGACCACCGAGACGGTGCCCGCGGACGAGGCGTTCGACGCGCTGAACGACGCCGAGACGGTCCCCTACGCGCTCGTCCTCGACGGCGAGTTGACCCAGCGCATCCTCGACGTGGCGGCCCAGCGTGGCGTCGAACAGGTCGTCGCCCGCTCGGCCGCCGAGATGGTGAAGACGCCCGTCGACGTTCGCGTCCGGACGGTCGATCAGTTGGCGGTCGCCGACTAG
- a CDS encoding GNAT family N-acetyltransferase, with protein MIRPATPADRGPLTRLQSRLPEPSPDLLDAALDDAAPTPAALVSTADGEGGTPVAFLLAVAGDGTTYVAELVVAPARRREGRARALLAACAERTDDALTVTVAPDNEAARALYRDCGFEKRERLPDFFDGGAAIRYRRD; from the coding sequence GTGATCCGCCCGGCGACCCCCGCGGATCGGGGGCCGTTGACCCGCCTCCAGTCACGGCTCCCGGAGCCGAGCCCGGACCTGCTCGACGCCGCCCTCGACGACGCGGCGCCGACGCCGGCTGCGCTGGTTTCGACGGCCGACGGCGAAGGTGGGACGCCCGTCGCCTTCCTCCTCGCCGTTGCCGGCGACGGGACGACCTACGTCGCGGAACTGGTCGTCGCACCCGCCCGTCGCCGCGAGGGGCGGGCGCGGGCGCTGCTCGCGGCGTGTGCGGAGCGAACCGACGACGCGCTGACCGTCACCGTCGCCCCCGACAACGAGGCGGCACGGGCGCTCTACCGGGACTGTGGCTTCGAGAAGCGGGAGCGGCTCCCCGACTTCTTCGACGGCGGCGCGGCGATCCGGTACCGCCGCGACTAG
- a CDS encoding DUF92 domain-containing protein: MTSTLRRAGGFAAVGTLALAAPELGRAAAAPFAVVALLAAFVVDEGPVFELFARPQDRRDGRLNGLAGFALAATGLAVLATAPRESMPTPVFAATVLVVAYGNVGARAVERLWSDPGRSVAGFSLAAFLAALAGQFVVGWNLGRPPEAASAIFLAAAGALVAALLRSMLYERDDPIVMLSTGLLLWLFDTIGVESGLAAVGTALLVTVALGYVSYRTGTASVPGMVTGVLLGLLTIVFGGVGWFAILIAFFGVGGLSAKYRYGEKSDRGVAEDNEGARGSGNVLGNAAVALVAVIGFAASTGLGVDSTLFRFAFTGSLAAAMSDTLSSEIGVLFDRPRLITTLERVDPGTDGGITWQGYVVGVVGAGLVAVVAVATFTFDAPGIAALTVVCGGIAGMTVDSVLGATLEGGRVGNQTVNFLGTLAGAVVSAALAVVLL, from the coding sequence GTGACGTCCACCCTTCGTCGGGCCGGAGGGTTCGCGGCGGTCGGGACGCTGGCGCTCGCCGCTCCCGAACTCGGGCGGGCAGCCGCCGCCCCCTTCGCCGTGGTCGCGCTCCTCGCCGCGTTCGTCGTCGACGAGGGGCCGGTGTTCGAACTCTTCGCCCGGCCCCAGGATCGGCGCGACGGTCGACTCAACGGCCTCGCCGGCTTCGCCCTAGCGGCGACGGGACTCGCCGTCCTCGCTACCGCACCCCGGGAGTCGATGCCGACGCCCGTCTTCGCCGCGACCGTCCTCGTCGTCGCCTACGGTAACGTCGGTGCGCGGGCCGTCGAACGGCTGTGGAGCGACCCCGGCCGATCGGTCGCCGGTTTCAGCCTCGCCGCGTTCCTCGCCGCTCTCGCCGGCCAGTTCGTCGTCGGGTGGAACCTCGGACGCCCCCCCGAGGCGGCGTCGGCCATCTTCCTCGCCGCCGCCGGTGCGCTCGTGGCAGCGCTCCTGCGGTCGATGCTCTACGAACGCGACGACCCCATCGTGATGCTCTCGACCGGCCTCCTGCTTTGGCTGTTCGACACCATCGGCGTCGAGTCGGGACTCGCGGCGGTGGGGACCGCCCTCCTCGTGACCGTCGCCCTCGGCTACGTCTCGTACCGAACCGGGACCGCGTCGGTACCGGGGATGGTGACCGGCGTCCTCCTCGGGCTCCTGACCATCGTCTTCGGCGGCGTCGGCTGGTTCGCGATCCTCATCGCCTTCTTCGGTGTCGGCGGCCTCTCCGCGAAGTATCGGTACGGCGAGAAGAGCGACCGCGGCGTCGCCGAGGACAACGAGGGAGCCCGCGGGAGCGGGAACGTCCTCGGGAACGCCGCCGTCGCGCTCGTGGCCGTCATCGGCTTCGCCGCCAGCACGGGGCTGGGGGTCGACAGCACGCTCTTTCGGTTCGCCTTCACCGGGTCGCTCGCCGCGGCGATGAGCGATACGCTCTCCAGCGAGATCGGCGTCCTCTTCGACCGGCCGCGGCTCATCACGACGCTCGAACGCGTCGATCCCGGGACCGACGGCGGCATCACGTGGCAGGGTTACGTCGTCGGCGTCGTCGGCGCCGGACTCGTCGCCGTCGTCGCCGTCGCCACTTTCACGTTCGACGCGCCGGGGATCGCTGCCCTCACCGTCGTCTGTGGGGGCATCGCGGGCATGACCGTCGATAGCGTCCTCGGCGCGACGCTCGAAGGCGGCCGCGTCGGCAACCAGACCGTCAACTTCCTCGGCACGCTCGCCGGCGCCGTCGTGAGCGCGGCGCTCGCCGTGGTCCTGCTGTGA
- a CDS encoding undecaprenyl diphosphate synthase family protein, protein MGLYDRYLALRQRFNPGDPPAHVALVLTERDLLEQGAYDRLERVLAWAFDYGAERATVSVSVLDEAVVPTLARELRDVDAPRPVAVRVPDDTDPVTAPVQVNVGLGGKGEFAAAVRSLAEEVDAGELDPADLDETDVERRLVFPDEPDLLIKTGAERLSDFMIWQSVYSELYFTDVNWRDVRKRDYLRAVLDYQNRQRRFGR, encoded by the coding sequence GTGGGCCTGTACGACCGCTATCTCGCGCTCAGACAGCGTTTCAACCCCGGTGACCCGCCGGCACACGTCGCGCTCGTCCTCACCGAGCGGGACCTGCTCGAACAGGGGGCGTACGACCGCCTCGAACGCGTCCTCGCGTGGGCCTTCGACTACGGCGCCGAGCGCGCCACCGTCTCGGTGAGCGTCCTCGACGAGGCGGTGGTGCCGACGCTGGCACGCGAACTGCGGGACGTCGACGCCCCTCGCCCCGTCGCCGTCCGCGTCCCCGACGACACCGACCCCGTCACGGCACCCGTGCAGGTGAACGTCGGACTCGGCGGAAAAGGCGAGTTCGCCGCCGCCGTCCGCTCGCTCGCCGAGGAGGTGGACGCCGGCGAACTCGACCCGGCCGACCTCGATGAGACCGACGTGGAGCGTCGCCTCGTCTTCCCCGACGAGCCCGACCTCCTCATCAAGACCGGCGCCGAACGCCTCTCGGATTTCATGATCTGGCAGTCCGTCTACTCCGAACTCTACTTCACCGACGTGAACTGGCGGGACGTGCGCAAGCGGGACTACCTGCGGGCGGTGCTGGATTACCAGAACCGGCAGCGGAGATTTGGCCGGTAG
- a CDS encoding DMT family transporter, which produces MTYGTGVRRRRVSGGDGHRHRHRHRRRPRRRRGGAFGTLGIFGKLARAAELSTATLLGARFLAASAILWAYLVRRGVPIRLDRRTLAAELGLGLVYGFMSVAYFESLAWLSAGVATLVLFTYPVQVTLVSALVLDEPVTGSKALALCTALGGVALVAGDGTAFGLSGLVLVAAASLAYTVYSVGSRVMVETVPAPVHAASVFLGVTVAVLLYGVVAGTLAVPTTPTHWRLIAGISVVGTLLPMLLFTAGLARIPASTASIVSTSEPLTTVALGVVLLGEPVTPAVAVGGAAILASVVLASPAVERAVADRLGRVDPRRTELPPDD; this is translated from the coding sequence ATCACGTATGGGACGGGGGTACGACGGCGCCGGGTCAGCGGCGGGGACGGGCACCGGCACCGGCACCGGCACCGGCGTCGCCCTCGTCGTCGTCGGGGCGGCGCTTTCGGGACGCTCGGCATCTTCGGCAAACTCGCCCGCGCCGCCGAGCTATCGACGGCGACGCTCCTCGGCGCCCGCTTTCTCGCCGCCAGTGCGATCCTCTGGGCGTATCTCGTACGCCGCGGCGTGCCGATCCGACTCGACCGCCGGACGCTCGCCGCCGAACTCGGTCTCGGGCTGGTGTACGGCTTCATGTCGGTCGCGTACTTCGAGAGTCTGGCGTGGCTCTCGGCGGGGGTCGCGACGCTCGTCCTCTTCACCTATCCGGTACAGGTGACGCTCGTCTCCGCGCTCGTCCTCGACGAACCGGTGACGGGATCGAAGGCACTCGCGCTGTGTACCGCCCTCGGCGGCGTCGCCCTCGTCGCGGGCGACGGGACGGCCTTCGGCCTCTCGGGGCTCGTCCTCGTCGCCGCCGCGTCGCTCGCGTACACCGTCTACTCGGTCGGTTCGCGCGTCATGGTCGAGACGGTGCCGGCACCGGTGCACGCGGCCTCCGTCTTCCTCGGCGTGACCGTCGCCGTCCTGCTGTACGGGGTCGTGGCCGGAACGCTCGCGGTGCCGACGACGCCGACCCACTGGCGGCTGATCGCCGGCATCAGCGTCGTCGGGACGCTCCTGCCGATGCTCCTGTTCACCGCCGGCCTGGCGCGCATCCCCGCGAGCACCGCCAGCATCGTCAGCACGAGCGAACCGTTGACCACCGTCGCCCTCGGGGTGGTGCTTCTCGGCGAACCGGTTACGCCGGCCGTCGCCGTCGGCGGCGCGGCCATCCTCGCGAGCGTCGTCCTCGCGTCGCCGGCGGTCGAACGCGCCGTGGCCGACCGACTCGGCCGCGTCGACCCGCGACGGACGGAGCTGCCGCCGGATGACTGA
- a CDS encoding helix-turn-helix domain-containing protein, translated as MTESGGGGEGEGGGGSGLTAVLAVEHPDLALTETAARDRSATIHPVREAGTDAESGHHHVVVRSDSFERFDAALSADPTVADFDPVTAFDGGRLYRVAYTDRAILFSPEITRANGLALDIENDGTGWTMTVWVPDRNRLARLFAFADAHGVDIRLRRVNDYAGPVEGAVDLTAAQREALLTALEAGYFEEPREATLADVATELDITQPAAGGLLRRGIKRLLIATVARDD; from the coding sequence ATGACTGAGAGCGGAGGTGGGGGCGAGGGCGAGGGTGGGGGCGGAAGCGGGTTGACGGCCGTCCTCGCCGTCGAGCACCCCGACCTCGCGCTGACCGAGACGGCGGCGCGCGACCGGAGCGCGACCATCCACCCCGTCCGCGAGGCGGGCACCGACGCCGAATCCGGCCACCACCACGTCGTCGTCCGGTCGGATTCGTTCGAGCGTTTCGACGCGGCGCTTTCCGCCGATCCGACCGTCGCCGACTTCGACCCCGTCACCGCCTTCGACGGGGGGCGACTCTATCGCGTCGCCTACACGGATCGGGCGATCCTGTTCTCGCCGGAGATCACGCGGGCGAACGGCCTCGCACTCGACATCGAGAACGACGGGACGGGCTGGACGATGACCGTCTGGGTCCCCGACCGCAACCGGCTGGCCCGCCTCTTTGCCTTCGCCGACGCCCACGGCGTCGACATCCGACTGCGACGCGTCAACGACTACGCCGGCCCGGTCGAGGGGGCGGTCGACCTCACCGCCGCCCAGCGCGAAGCGCTCCTGACCGCCTTAGAGGCGGGCTACTTCGAGGAGCCACGCGAGGCGACGCTCGCCGACGTCGCGACCGAACTCGACATCACACAGCCGGCGGCCGGCGGGCTGCTTCGGCGGGGAATCAAGCGACTCCTGATAGCGACGGTGGCCCGCGACGACTAG
- the uppS gene encoding polyprenyl diphosphate synthase yields MHTRVPRLVERAYERLLQRDIDGAPDHVAVIQDGNRRYARERGDGAADGHREGARTTERVLRWCQDLGVEELTLYAFSTENFERPPAERAHLFDLIESKLRSFADREEVHENGVCIRALGEVHRLPERVRDAVAYAEERTGDYDRFRLNVALAYGGRAELLGAARETLRSVAAGDLDPADVDAAEIERRLYARPVRDVDLIVRTGGDERTSNFLPWHANGNEAAVFFCAPYWPEFSKIDFLRAIRTYESREASWRHTRRERAAALVRAVAGSSLVETREVIGRLRNQLPNGGTDELTAELDRGDAGTTE; encoded by the coding sequence ATGCACACGCGGGTCCCCCGGTTGGTCGAGCGCGCCTACGAGCGCCTCCTCCAGCGTGACATCGACGGCGCTCCCGACCACGTCGCCGTCATTCAGGACGGGAACCGTCGATACGCCCGCGAGCGCGGCGACGGCGCCGCCGACGGCCACCGCGAGGGCGCCCGAACCACCGAGCGGGTGCTCCGCTGGTGTCAGGACCTCGGGGTCGAGGAACTCACGCTCTATGCCTTCTCGACCGAGAACTTCGAACGCCCGCCGGCTGAGCGCGCCCACCTGTTCGACCTCATCGAATCGAAGCTGCGGTCGTTCGCGGACAGGGAGGAAGTCCACGAGAACGGGGTGTGCATCCGCGCGCTCGGCGAGGTGCACCGGCTTCCCGAGCGTGTCCGCGACGCCGTCGCGTACGCCGAGGAGCGGACGGGGGACTACGACCGCTTCCGCCTGAACGTCGCGCTGGCGTACGGCGGCCGGGCGGAGCTACTGGGCGCCGCCCGCGAGACGCTGCGGTCGGTCGCGGCCGGCGACCTCGATCCGGCGGACGTCGACGCCGCCGAAATCGAGCGTCGCCTCTACGCCCGCCCCGTCCGCGACGTGGACCTCATCGTCCGGACGGGCGGGGACGAGCGGACGAGCAACTTCCTCCCGTGGCACGCCAACGGCAACGAAGCCGCCGTCTTCTTCTGTGCGCCGTACTGGCCGGAGTTCTCGAAGATCGACTTCCTGCGGGCGATCCGTACCTACGAGTCCCGCGAGGCGTCGTGGCGCCACACCCGTCGGGAGCGGGCGGCGGCTCTGGTCCGGGCCGTCGCGGGGTCCTCGCTCGTCGAGACGCGGGAGGTGATCGGCCGCCTGCGCAATCAGCTTCCCAACGGCGGTACCGACGAACTGACGGCCGAACTCGACCGCGGGGACGCCGGGACGACGGAGTAG